One Paenibacillus riograndensis SBR5 DNA segment encodes these proteins:
- a CDS encoding sensor histidine kinase — protein MEYLKIFSINTALLITVAYMANLIYKHMITHAPEPVKQVSWVVLSIFAGWITIFFGYRLDEHVIFDLRFLPLIISTIAFPQPFSLIIIGVGIGLSRLVFGMNEAAVAGVLNLSILGFVCAGLSFWVRRTPATIMVKGLIVIMAVNLMNAVNITVFGVIPDQEYITKILPVTLPAGLVLSMLFAVIIRDFQLDLQRTVQVVRANELLSAQAEELHKNKIVLEERAKQLMMASQFKSEFLANMSHELRTPLNSIINLSQIIEDNDEGLSREEITEYGAIIHRSGGDLLSLINDILDLSKVEAGKLDVVHEELNVSEIPEMLALQFTVAAKQKGLDFNITLSEDVPHVIYSDPQRVQQILRNLLSNALKFTVDGFVSLNIRVVEKPEGPAQRRWVVFDVQDSGIGIAADKHTVIFEAFQQADSTISRKYGGTGLGLSISSDLAKLLGGYITVSSKEGQGSLFSLYLPL, from the coding sequence ATGGAATACCTGAAGATTTTTAGTATAAATACAGCTCTGCTTATTACTGTCGCTTACATGGCGAATTTAATATACAAACATATGATTACGCATGCCCCAGAGCCTGTCAAACAGGTAAGCTGGGTTGTTTTATCCATTTTTGCCGGCTGGATCACTATATTTTTTGGATACAGGCTGGACGAGCATGTGATCTTCGATTTGAGATTTCTGCCGCTGATTATTTCCACCATCGCATTTCCCCAACCCTTCAGTCTTATCATCATCGGAGTCGGCATAGGTCTGAGCCGTCTGGTCTTCGGAATGAATGAGGCGGCGGTGGCAGGCGTGCTGAATTTATCGATTCTGGGATTCGTCTGTGCCGGGCTCAGCTTCTGGGTGCGCCGCACGCCGGCTACGATCATGGTCAAGGGCCTCATTGTAATTATGGCTGTGAATCTGATGAATGCGGTGAATATCACTGTTTTTGGAGTCATTCCCGACCAGGAGTACATAACGAAGATCTTGCCTGTAACGCTGCCTGCGGGGCTTGTGCTCAGCATGCTGTTTGCCGTGATTATCCGTGACTTTCAGCTTGATCTGCAGCGCACTGTCCAGGTGGTAAGGGCGAATGAGCTGCTGTCTGCACAAGCCGAGGAGCTGCATAAGAATAAGATTGTACTAGAGGAGCGGGCGAAGCAGCTGATGATGGCCTCCCAGTTCAAATCGGAGTTTCTGGCAAATATGTCGCATGAGCTTAGAACTCCGCTGAACAGCATTATCAATTTGTCACAGATTATTGAAGACAATGATGAGGGGCTCAGCAGGGAGGAAATCACTGAATATGGTGCAATTATCCACCGTTCAGGCGGTGATCTGCTATCGCTTATTAATGATATTCTTGATCTGTCCAAGGTAGAAGCGGGCAAGCTGGATGTTGTTCACGAGGAACTCAATGTCAGTGAGATTCCGGAAATGCTGGCGCTTCAGTTCACGGTGGCAGCCAAACAGAAAGGGCTGGATTTCAACATTACGCTGAGTGAGGATGTGCCGCATGTCATTTACTCCGATCCCCAGCGGGTACAGCAGATTCTCCGCAATCTGCTCTCCAATGCCTTGAAGTTTACTGTGGACGGTTTTGTATCGCTGAATATCCGGGTGGTGGAAAAGCCGGAGGGGCCGGCGCAGAGGCGCTGGGTGGTCTTTGATGTGCAGGACAGTGGTATTGGCATTGCTGCCGACAAGCATACGGTAATCTTTGAGGCTTTTCAGCAGGCGGACAGCACCATCAGCCGGAAATATGGAGGAACGGGACTCGGGCTGTCCATCAGCAGTGATCTGGCCAAGCTCCTGGGCGGTTACATTACAGTGTCCAGCAAGGAGGGGCAGGGGAGCCTCTTTTCCCTGTATTTGCCGTTGTAA
- a CDS encoding MFS transporter has product MNIMRNRLGGARPKGLRKASVHRKNLQIATFEGIPSTIFQVLLQGQFLTGFLLYLGASSSQIGFVIALTTLVNVAQIGVAFLIQKLPSRKWAMVTFIGLHRVLWSSTGLVPFIFPKEHWVTAFIVLYTIAFIANTAGGVLWSSVISDLVPARVRGRYFGIRNTFLNALGSLVMYGGGLVLDRYPGGHGFLILYIVVWIFSISNVIVFFFYPDVPFEKSEEKDFLPMLKKPLHDTLFMKSTLFLSAWLLLQNLTVPLYSYVMLQLLHINYETLSLLNVSQTIFMMASFYVWGNLNAKYSNKRLLLWTLPIIAVSSLLWGLLSVLPMLLVLFAAHIVFGVGVGGFNQLAFNFIIGDTPKKERPMYMAMYAALTGLAAFFGPLIGGKIYEWIHEWPNWTQVYGMQLIVGALMLALALLLGRRILKD; this is encoded by the coding sequence ATGAACATCATGAGAAACAGACTTGGCGGCGCCCGCCCGAAGGGTCTCCGCAAAGCCTCGGTACATCGCAAGAATCTGCAGATCGCTACGTTTGAGGGGATTCCGTCAACGATATTCCAGGTGCTGCTCCAAGGGCAGTTCCTGACAGGCTTTCTGTTATATTTAGGAGCCAGCTCCAGTCAGATTGGTTTTGTAATAGCGCTTACTACTTTGGTTAATGTAGCGCAGATTGGTGTGGCTTTTCTGATTCAAAAGCTCCCAAGCCGCAAATGGGCCATGGTGACGTTCATCGGCCTGCACAGGGTGCTGTGGAGTTCAACCGGACTGGTACCGTTTATTTTTCCAAAAGAGCATTGGGTTACTGCATTTATCGTTCTGTATACGATTGCATTTATTGCGAATACGGCGGGTGGCGTACTGTGGAGCTCGGTGATCAGCGATCTGGTTCCTGCGCGGGTACGGGGCCGCTATTTTGGAATCCGCAATACCTTTCTGAATGCCCTGGGAAGCCTCGTGATGTATGGGGGCGGTTTAGTGCTTGACCGCTATCCCGGGGGGCACGGGTTTCTGATTCTATATATTGTGGTCTGGATTTTTTCCATATCCAATGTCATCGTGTTTTTCTTCTATCCGGACGTGCCGTTTGAGAAATCGGAAGAGAAGGATTTTCTGCCGATGCTGAAGAAACCGCTTCATGATACGCTGTTTATGAAATCGACGCTGTTTCTGTCCGCATGGCTGCTGCTGCAGAATCTGACGGTGCCGCTCTATTCCTATGTCATGCTGCAGCTGCTGCACATTAATTATGAGACATTGTCCCTGCTGAACGTATCGCAGACGATTTTTATGATGGCAAGCTTCTATGTATGGGGCAACCTAAACGCCAAATACAGCAATAAGCGGCTGCTGCTCTGGACACTGCCGATTATCGCGGTATCCTCCCTGCTCTGGGGATTGCTGTCCGTACTGCCCATGCTGCTGGTGCTGTTTGCCGCGCATATTGTGTTCGGCGTGGGAGTGGGGGGCTTTAACCAGTTGGCGTTCAACTTTATCATTGGCGATACGCCGAAGAAGGAACGTCCGATGTACATGGCGATGTATGCGGCACTGACAGGGCTTGCTGCGTTTTTTGGACCGCTGATCGGCGGGAAGATCTATGAATGGATACATGAATGGCCGAACTGGACACAGGTATACGGGATGCAGCTTATCGTAGGGGCGCTGATGCTGGCTCTTGCACTGCTGCTGGGCCGGCGCATTCTGAAGGACTAA
- a CDS encoding oxidoreductase, translating to MTRIAVVLGATGLVGSALTEDLLNGEWAEVRVLVRRPMKLRHPGLKQVIIDWERLAEYKEQFAGASAVFCCLGTTIKKAGSQEKFERVDLEYPLAAAALAKTCGVKQFLAVSSMGANVRSRAFYSRTKGKLENGLGAIGFQGLHLFRPSLLLGDREESRPGERVAAIVMKALDFAMVGKAAKYRAVPAAKVARAMMNIALADTGGVHIYTNEVIHVIGKS from the coding sequence ATGACAAGAATTGCGGTAGTACTGGGGGCCACGGGTCTTGTAGGCAGTGCGCTTACGGAGGATCTGCTGAATGGGGAGTGGGCGGAGGTGCGCGTGCTGGTACGCCGCCCGATGAAGCTCCGGCATCCCGGACTGAAGCAGGTGATCATCGATTGGGAGCGGCTGGCGGAATATAAGGAACAGTTTGCCGGGGCTTCTGCTGTCTTCTGCTGCCTGGGCACAACCATCAAAAAAGCCGGTTCGCAGGAAAAATTCGAGCGTGTGGATCTGGAATATCCGCTTGCTGCCGCCGCACTGGCCAAAACATGCGGGGTGAAGCAGTTTTTGGCGGTGTCGTCGATGGGGGCAAACGTCAGGTCGCGGGCTTTTTATTCCCGTACCAAAGGTAAATTAGAGAACGGGCTCGGTGCCATCGGTTTTCAGGGATTGCATCTGTTCCGCCCCTCGCTGCTGCTCGGAGATCGTGAGGAATCCCGCCCCGGCGAACGGGTGGCTGCCATAGTTATGAAGGCGCTGGACTTTGCGATGGTCGGCAAGGCAGCCAAGTACCGGGCGGTTCCGGCTGCCAAGGTTGCCAGGGCGATGATGAATATCGCCCTGGCAGATACCGGGGGCGTGCATATCTACACCAATGAAGTGATTCATGTGATTGGAAAAAGTTGA
- a CDS encoding glycoside hydrolase family 31 protein — protein MESSEAIRPEKMGPLVMKETWNTPGSFVSWERSENIYIVRGECGGIVFVFLNDEMFRMKVFRDKVPDLTTTAAVLAESCVPHLFPVEENDGQLIFTTSAIRLIIEKPSLLLRVENMDGKVIMQQNLTSWNPRGASHAEYDMQPDSHFYGLGEKASFLDKRGERYTNWNTDVFAPHLPEIEALYESIPLLIHVHGTLAYGLFLDNPGRSDFDMRSHGVAFTIGCSTGAYDIYFINGPEMKDVVTRYTSLTGRIALPPKWAIGYHQSRYSYMNQQEVLQLARTFREKNIPCDVIYLDIHYMDEYRVFTFDPVHFPEPGKMIDELRGLGVRIIPIVDPGVKKDPNYEVYKQGVLEKHFCRRLEGDIFFGEVWPGISAFPDFSDVRTAEWWGDLHKYYTDLGIQGIWNDMNEPAVFNESKTMDLDVMHFNNGRPVTHEEYHNLYGMMMSKATYEGLAEHMGSERPFVLTRAGYAGIQRYAAVWTGDNRSFWEHMAMAMPMVLNMGLSGLAFSGPDIGGFAHHTSAQLLVRWTQMGVFFPYCRNHSSIGTLRQEPWSFGEEVEGILREFIGLRYRWMPHLYNLFHEAEMTGLPVIRPLILEYPRDPHVTNLCDQFLLGDNVLIAPVYRPDTDHRSVYLPEGQWISYWDGEVHTGGRHILAAAPLRIMPMYIKAGTFVAEGPLKQYALEDTPETVTFHLYGAEAESGFYAACTLYEDDGHSFSYKKGHYSELSVHAAGEEGELRLSWTYTVREYAPRREMLRFALCYPKFSAASVDGLTEISLEQLEEGRTGWARNGKNGALIIQVNDEPHGGELRIVAAKAKKNLIVGDK, from the coding sequence ATGGAGAGCAGTGAAGCGATTCGTCCGGAGAAAATGGGCCCACTGGTTATGAAAGAAACCTGGAATACACCAGGAAGCTTCGTATCCTGGGAACGCTCCGAGAATATTTACATTGTCCGGGGAGAGTGCGGAGGCATAGTTTTTGTATTTTTAAATGACGAAATGTTCCGGATGAAGGTGTTCCGGGACAAGGTGCCGGATCTGACTACGACCGCTGCGGTGCTCGCTGAGAGCTGTGTCCCTCATTTGTTCCCTGTGGAGGAGAATGACGGTCAGCTGATCTTTACCACCAGTGCCATCCGGCTGATCATCGAGAAGCCCTCTCTTCTTCTGCGTGTGGAGAACATGGACGGGAAGGTCATCATGCAGCAGAATCTGACGAGCTGGAATCCGCGCGGGGCGAGCCATGCCGAATATGATATGCAGCCGGATTCGCACTTTTATGGACTGGGTGAAAAAGCAAGCTTCCTCGACAAACGCGGGGAGCGCTACACCAACTGGAATACCGATGTATTTGCCCCGCATCTGCCGGAAATTGAAGCCCTTTATGAGTCTATTCCGCTACTGATCCATGTGCACGGCACACTCGCCTACGGCTTATTCCTGGACAATCCGGGCCGGAGTGATTTTGATATGCGCTCCCACGGGGTAGCGTTTACCATCGGCTGCTCTACCGGGGCTTATGATATTTATTTTATCAACGGGCCTGAAATGAAGGATGTGGTCACAAGATACACCTCCCTCACCGGACGGATTGCGCTGCCGCCTAAATGGGCTATTGGCTATCACCAGTCCCGATACAGTTACATGAACCAGCAGGAGGTGCTTCAGCTCGCCCGGACCTTCCGTGAAAAGAATATCCCGTGTGATGTCATTTATCTGGATATCCACTATATGGATGAATATCGCGTGTTCACCTTTGATCCGGTTCATTTCCCCGAGCCTGGCAAGATGATTGACGAGCTGCGCGGGCTGGGGGTGCGGATTATTCCGATTGTAGACCCTGGTGTCAAAAAAGACCCCAATTATGAAGTGTATAAACAAGGGGTGCTGGAAAAACATTTTTGCCGGCGTCTGGAAGGGGATATCTTCTTCGGGGAGGTCTGGCCGGGAATCAGCGCGTTCCCCGATTTCAGCGATGTCCGGACTGCCGAATGGTGGGGCGATCTGCACAAATACTATACAGATCTTGGCATTCAAGGCATCTGGAATGATATGAACGAGCCGGCGGTGTTCAATGAGTCGAAGACCATGGATCTCGATGTGATGCATTTCAACAACGGCCGTCCGGTTACGCATGAGGAATACCACAATCTGTATGGGATGATGATGTCCAAGGCTACATATGAAGGGCTGGCGGAGCATATGGGCAGCGAGCGGCCTTTTGTGCTGACACGTGCCGGGTATGCGGGGATTCAGCGGTATGCCGCCGTGTGGACCGGGGATAACCGCAGCTTTTGGGAGCACATGGCGATGGCAATGCCCATGGTGCTCAATATGGGGCTGTCGGGTCTCGCGTTCTCGGGACCGGATATCGGCGGATTCGCCCATCATACCTCTGCCCAGCTGCTGGTGCGCTGGACACAGATGGGCGTCTTTTTCCCGTATTGCCGCAACCACTCCTCCATCGGGACGCTGCGCCAGGAGCCTTGGTCATTCGGTGAAGAGGTGGAGGGAATTCTGCGGGAGTTCATTGGGCTGCGCTACCGCTGGATGCCGCATCTGTATAATCTTTTCCATGAGGCTGAGATGACCGGGCTGCCCGTGATCCGTCCGCTGATCCTGGAATATCCGCGCGATCCGCATGTTACGAATCTATGTGACCAGTTCCTGCTGGGGGATAACGTGCTGATTGCTCCCGTGTACCGGCCGGATACGGACCATCGTTCCGTCTATCTGCCGGAGGGGCAGTGGATCAGCTATTGGGATGGCGAGGTTCACACGGGCGGACGCCACATTCTGGCCGCTGCCCCGCTGCGCATTATGCCGATGTACATCAAGGCGGGAACCTTTGTTGCGGAAGGTCCGCTGAAGCAGTATGCGCTGGAGGATACGCCGGAGACGGTGACTTTTCACCTGTATGGTGCGGAGGCGGAAAGCGGCTTTTATGCTGCTTGTACTCTTTATGAGGACGACGGGCATAGCTTCAGCTACAAAAAAGGGCACTATTCCGAGCTCAGTGTACATGCGGCCGGTGAAGAGGGGGAATTGCGTCTAAGCTGGACCTATACGGTCCGCGAATATGCTCCGCGCAGGGAAATGCTGCGTTTTGCGCTCTGCTATCCTAAATTCTCTGCAGCTTCTGTGGACGGGCTCACCGAAATCAGTCTGGAGCAGCTGGAAGAGGGCCGGACTGGCTGGGCCCGCAATGGTAAAAACGGTGCGCTCATTATT
- a CDS encoding RidA family protein yields MSKKQVATEKAPGAIGPYSQAVIAGNWVYTSGQLGLNPETGTLAEGVVEQARQSLSNVKAILEEAGASLEHVVKTTVYLKDMNDFAAVNEVYSSFFTEPYPARSAVEVARLPKDGLVEIEAVARKK; encoded by the coding sequence ATGAGTAAAAAACAGGTAGCAACTGAAAAGGCCCCTGGCGCCATCGGCCCATACAGCCAGGCGGTCATTGCCGGGAACTGGGTATACACTTCAGGCCAGCTGGGGCTGAACCCGGAAACGGGAACCTTGGCAGAAGGTGTAGTGGAGCAGGCCCGTCAATCGCTCAGCAATGTTAAGGCGATTCTCGAAGAAGCTGGCGCATCCCTCGAACATGTTGTGAAGACAACGGTATACCTTAAGGATATGAATGATTTTGCAGCAGTCAACGAGGTGTACAGCAGCTTCTTCACTGAGCCCTACCCGGCCCGCAGTGCTGTTGAGGTAGCGCGTCTGCCGAAGGACGGGCTTGTGGAAATTGAAGCGGTAGCCCGCAAGAAATAA
- a CDS encoding CsbD family protein: MDSNVIKGKWMQLKGEAKKQWGQLTDDDLDVIDGEKDKLIGKLQERYGHTKDDAEAEYRNWEQSIRH, translated from the coding sequence ATGGACAGCAATGTTATCAAAGGAAAATGGATGCAGCTTAAGGGCGAAGCCAAGAAGCAGTGGGGACAGCTGACAGATGATGATCTGGATGTCATTGACGGCGAGAAGGATAAACTGATCGGCAAGCTTCAGGAGCGTTACGGCCATACCAAAGATGATGCGGAAGCGGAATACCGTAATTGGGAACAGTCCATCCGCCATTAA